A genomic region of Miscanthus floridulus cultivar M001 chromosome 3, ASM1932011v1, whole genome shotgun sequence contains the following coding sequences:
- the LOC136546246 gene encoding uncharacterized protein, protein MAALKIATVCMLLLFVGSDLARPAICLASSPDDQEAAAAGALLRELLERELTQKLSLLAEQHGGDVGEVCTPACQICLIICGITCVLNPNPATCFANCTVANGCFTKTLPVA, encoded by the coding sequence ATGGCTGCTCTGAAGATTGCCACCGTGTGCATGCTGCTCCTGTTTGTCGGCTCAGACCTGGCGCGCCCGGCCATTTGCCTTGCATCATCCCCCGATGATCAGGAGGCCGCGGCCGCCGGCGCGCTGCTGCGGGAGCTCCTGGAGCGCGAGCTCACCCAGAAGCTGAGCCTTCTTGCTGAACAGCACGGCGGCGACGTCGGCGAGGTCTGCACTCCCGCGTGCCAGATCTGCCTGATAATCTGCGGGATCACCTGTGTGCTCAACCCCAACCCGGCAACCTGCTTCGCCAACTGCACCGTCGCCAACGGCTGCTTCACCAAGACTTTGCCGGTCGCATAA
- the LOC136546247 gene encoding uncharacterized protein: protein MAALKIATVCMLLLFVGSDLARPAICLASSPDDQEAAAAGALLRELLERELTQKLSLLAEQHGGDVGEVCTPACQICLIICGITCVLNPNPATCFANCTVANGCFTKTLPVA from the coding sequence ATGGCTGCTCTGAAGATTGCCACCGTGTGCATGCTGCTCCTGTTTGTCGGCTCAGACCTGGCGCGCCCGGCCATTTGCCTTGCATCATCCCCCGATGATCAGGAGGCCGCGGCCGCCGGCGCGCTGCTGCGGGAGCTCCTGGAGCGCGAGCTCACCCAGAAGCTGAGCCTTCTTGCTGAACAGCACGGCGGCGACGTCGGCGAGGTCTGCACTCCCGCGTGCCAGATCTGCCTGATAATATGCGGGATCACCTGTGTGCTCAACCCCAACCCGGCAACCTGCTTCGCCAACTGCACCGTCGCCAACGGCTGCTTCACCAAGACTTTGCCGGTCGCATAA